The following are encoded in a window of Methanobrevibacter sp. V74 genomic DNA:
- a CDS encoding DEAD/DEAH box helicase, with protein MASYINHPLLRKDAIESRLYQQILAGDVLKKGNTMVVAPTALGKTIVAILVAADRLNKVKNSKVLVLAPSKPLAIQHEESFKDFIALPCSSITGAVTTDERVKKWEESRIICATPQTVESDLLNGRYDLSNVSLIVFDECHHGIGSYSYVYLASRYIQESKFNLILGLTASPGSDKYKIKEVCENLYIQNIVVKTEDDPDVKPYFNPVDIDWVKIKMSSELLKIKENVDKSLKVRLKALKNMGIIKTVSVGKVDILKTRGKVQSEIARSTNPDKELFRAISILSAVINVQHAQELIETQGIQTFNKYVDRLRKKKTKAAKSLMWDDNFSHAVKLAREAEKHGWEHPKLREITKILKQELGDDGQTKLKTSRFEDKNDEHASKIIVFTQYRDTLEMIHQKLEKEGIKSVKFFGQASKDGEKGLTQKQQKAIIKSFRMGEYDVLLSTSVAEEGIDIPAVDLVVLYEPVPSEVRMIQRRGRTGRKRTGRVKILITEGTRDEAYYWSSIRKEDNMKNQLIDPEVLEELNASAIERMENQTSIKVIDRPKKENDFPVVYADSREGNSKVIRHLTEMELNVKVRSMSVADYQVSDEVAIERKTAKDFVDSIIDKRLFKQAKELAEEFKHPILILEGDDLYNGMINPNAIRGSMASIAIDFGISIIPTRNSQDTAAMIKRIAVREQNGERTPIQIRTDRKPVSLMEQQLFIIESLPNIGPVNAKNLLKHFGTVSNIMNASESDLQEVEGIGKKTARDIRKVIDSKYLYFENEIKEKKLL; from the coding sequence ATGGCTAGTTATATTAATCATCCATTATTGAGAAAAGATGCAATTGAATCACGTCTGTATCAACAAATTTTGGCAGGGGATGTATTAAAAAAAGGAAATACTATGGTTGTTGCACCTACAGCATTAGGTAAAACAATTGTGGCTATTTTGGTCGCCGCTGACAGACTAAACAAGGTCAAAAATTCAAAAGTACTAGTTCTAGCCCCTTCAAAACCTTTGGCAATTCAGCATGAGGAAAGTTTTAAAGATTTCATAGCTCTTCCATGTAGCTCAATAACCGGAGCTGTTACAACAGATGAGCGTGTTAAAAAATGGGAAGAGTCAAGAATCATCTGTGCAACTCCACAAACCGTTGAATCAGATTTATTAAACGGCAGGTATGATTTAAGTAATGTTTCATTAATTGTATTTGATGAATGCCATCATGGAATTGGATCTTATTCTTACGTATACTTGGCATCAAGATATATTCAAGAATCTAAATTTAACCTCATTTTGGGATTGACTGCTTCTCCAGGTTCGGATAAATACAAAATCAAAGAGGTATGTGAAAATCTGTATATTCAGAATATTGTTGTTAAAACTGAAGATGACCCTGATGTAAAACCTTACTTTAATCCAGTGGATATTGATTGGGTTAAAATTAAGATGAGCTCTGAGCTATTAAAAATTAAAGAAAATGTTGATAAATCATTAAAAGTAAGACTCAAGGCTCTAAAAAATATGGGCATTATTAAAACGGTTTCTGTTGGTAAAGTTGATATCTTAAAGACAAGAGGGAAAGTTCAAAGTGAAATAGCTCGCTCAACAAATCCTGATAAGGAATTATTTAGGGCAATATCTATTTTAAGTGCTGTAATCAATGTTCAGCATGCTCAGGAACTAATAGAAACTCAGGGAATTCAAACATTTAATAAATATGTTGACCGTTTGCGTAAGAAAAAAACAAAAGCGGCTAAATCTTTAATGTGGGATGATAACTTTTCACATGCTGTCAAACTTGCAAGGGAAGCTGAAAAACATGGTTGGGAACATCCAAAACTACGTGAAATAACTAAAATCCTTAAACAGGAATTAGGTGATGATGGCCAAACTAAACTCAAAACCTCTCGTTTTGAAGATAAAAATGATGAACACGCTTCTAAAATTATTGTATTTACACAGTACCGCGATACACTTGAGATGATACATCAGAAACTTGAAAAAGAAGGGATTAAATCGGTTAAATTCTTTGGTCAAGCATCAAAGGACGGTGAAAAAGGTCTTACTCAAAAACAACAAAAAGCAATTATTAAATCATTTAGAATGGGGGAATATGATGTATTGCTTTCAACAAGTGTAGCTGAAGAGGGTATTGATATTCCTGCCGTTGATTTAGTAGTGCTGTATGAACCAGTACCTTCTGAAGTGCGTATGATACAACGTCGTGGCAGAACCGGCCGTAAAAGAACCGGTCGTGTAAAAATCTTGATTACAGAAGGAACTCGTGATGAAGCTTATTATTGGTCAAGCATTAGAAAAGAAGACAACATGAAAAACCAATTAATTGATCCTGAGGTATTGGAGGAATTAAATGCATCAGCAATTGAGAGAATGGAAAACCAAACTAGTATAAAGGTAATTGACAGGCCTAAAAAAGAAAATGATTTTCCCGTTGTTTATGCTGATTCTCGTGAAGGGAATTCCAAAGTGATTAGGCATTTGACTGAAATGGAACTTAATGTTAAGGTTCGTTCTATGTCTGTTGCTGATTATCAGGTAAGTGATGAGGTAGCTATTGAGAGAAAAACTGCAAAGGATTTTGTCGACTCAATTATTGATAAAAGATTGTTTAAACAAGCTAAAGAATTGGCTGAAGAGTTTAAACATCCAATATTAATCCTTGAAGGTGATGATTTGTATAATGGTATGATCAATCCAAATGCTATTAGGGGATCAATGGCATCAATTGCAATTGATTTTGGAATTAGCATTATTCCTACAAGAAACTCTCAGGATACTGCAGCCATGATAAAAAGAATAGCTGTTCGTGAACAAAATGGGGAGAGAACTCCAATTCAAATTAGGACAGATAGAAAACCAGTTAGTTTAATGGAGCAACAATTGTTTATTATTGAATCCCTGCCTAATATTGGTCCGGTTAATGCTAAAAACTTATTAAAACATTTTGGAACTGTATCAAATATTATGAATGCTTCTGAAAGTGACCTGCAGGAAGTGGAAGGTATAGGTAAAAAAACAGCTAGGGATATTAGAAAAGTCATTGATTCAAAATATCTCTATTTTGAAAATGAAATTAAAGAAAAGAAACTTCTCTAG
- the hisI gene encoding phosphoribosyl-AMP cyclohydrolase, translated as MNINFRHEINGVKVITAIAQDVKTNQILMVANMNKEALAKTIETGRAHYWSGSRNQLWIKGERSGHFQKVHEILVDCDMDAVVLKITQTGAACHEGYRSCFFRKLNTENTINTDDMQEEDVEIILERLVNPEDVY; from the coding sequence ATGAATATAAACTTCAGACATGAAATTAATGGCGTTAAAGTCATTACTGCAATTGCACAGGATGTCAAAACCAATCAGATATTGATGGTTGCCAATATGAATAAAGAAGCTTTAGCAAAAACCATTGAAACCGGCCGTGCACACTACTGGAGTGGCTCAAGGAATCAATTGTGGATTAAAGGAGAAAGATCTGGACACTTCCAAAAGGTACATGAAATCCTTGTTGACTGCGATATGGACGCAGTTGTTTTAAAGATAACACAAACCGGTGCAGCATGCCATGAAGGTTATAGATCCTGCTTTTTTAGAAAATTAAATACAGAAAATACAATCAATACCGATGACATGCAGGAAGAGGATGTTGAAATAATTTTAGAAAGACTTGTTAACCCAGAAGACGTGTATTAA
- a CDS encoding PINc/VapC family ATPase, producing MKCIIPDTSAVIIGAISKIIEENDLDYPEIIVPEAVVCELEHQANNNRSEGRKGLAELQKLQSLQDEGEIAISFKGKRPSNYDIRYAKSGEIDSIIRDIARSEMGTLVTNDKVQAEVAKSQGIPVYFYEQKYIERPLSIEKYFDENTMSIHLKENVVPMAKKGTPGHVDFEILNEKRYSYRELKEIADEILDKAKMDPKTYLESDKEGSYVVQSREYRISIAYPSFSEALEITIVRPVANIDLNEYHLSDKLLERIRTNAEGILISGSPGAGKSTFVQAIGKYYSSKLNKVVKTMESPRDLQLPDEITQYAPLEGNMENTADVLLLVRPDYTIYDELRKNSDFNIFADMRLAGVGMIGVVHATRPIDAIQRIASRVELGVIPSIVDTSIYIEDGEIRSVYETKMTVKVPTGMKEADLARPVIEVRDFETGKLKNEIYTYGEQTIVMDMDLVNGSSPEENHKSSVDKIAEQEILRKVKKLIPKRAKVDVEVISPERANIYIPEEFIPKIIGKSGKRIAEIEENIGISLGVEVIESKPINKAPFEVDIIHTKKQLILELGRDNGRKNFDIQVNGEYLLTATTSKKGEIKIKRGIELSDFIINAIEMGLEITAIQKG from the coding sequence ATGAAATGCATAATACCAGACACCAGTGCGGTCATTATAGGTGCAATAAGTAAAATAATAGAAGAAAATGACTTAGATTATCCTGAAATTATTGTACCTGAAGCAGTAGTTTGTGAACTTGAACATCAGGCAAATAACAATAGATCTGAAGGCAGAAAAGGATTGGCAGAACTTCAGAAATTGCAATCCTTGCAGGATGAAGGGGAAATAGCCATTAGCTTTAAAGGAAAAAGGCCAAGCAATTACGATATTAGATATGCTAAAAGTGGTGAAATTGATAGCATTATCCGGGATATTGCAAGAAGTGAAATGGGAACACTTGTCACTAACGACAAAGTACAGGCTGAAGTTGCAAAATCTCAAGGAATTCCAGTTTATTTCTATGAACAAAAATACATTGAAAGACCGCTTTCAATTGAAAAATACTTTGATGAAAATACAATGTCCATTCACCTGAAGGAAAATGTAGTTCCAATGGCTAAAAAGGGAACCCCCGGACATGTTGACTTTGAAATACTTAATGAAAAACGCTACAGTTACAGGGAACTTAAAGAAATTGCTGATGAAATTCTGGATAAAGCAAAAATGGATCCTAAAACCTATCTTGAAAGTGATAAAGAAGGTTCCTATGTTGTCCAGTCACGTGAATATAGAATTTCAATAGCTTATCCTTCCTTTTCTGAAGCATTGGAAATTACAATTGTAAGGCCTGTAGCAAATATTGATTTAAATGAATATCATCTATCCGATAAACTTTTAGAGAGAATTAGAACAAATGCTGAGGGAATACTTATTTCAGGTTCTCCCGGAGCAGGCAAATCAACATTTGTACAGGCCATTGGTAAATATTACTCATCAAAATTAAATAAAGTTGTAAAAACAATGGAATCACCAAGAGATTTGCAATTACCTGATGAAATAACCCAATATGCTCCTCTAGAAGGAAATATGGAAAATACTGCTGATGTATTATTACTTGTAAGGCCAGATTATACTATTTATGACGAGCTGAGGAAAAATAGTGATTTTAACATTTTTGCAGATATGAGGCTTGCAGGTGTTGGAATGATTGGAGTTGTACATGCAACTCGCCCAATAGACGCGATACAGCGAATAGCTTCAAGAGTTGAGCTTGGCGTAATCCCATCAATTGTAGATACAAGCATTTATATTGAAGATGGGGAGATTAGGAGTGTTTATGAAACCAAAATGACCGTTAAAGTTCCAACAGGTATGAAAGAAGCTGATCTTGCAAGACCGGTTATTGAAGTGAGAGATTTTGAAACAGGCAAGCTTAAAAATGAAATTTATACCTATGGTGAGCAAACCATTGTTATGGACATGGATTTAGTAAATGGCAGTTCCCCGGAAGAGAATCACAAATCCTCTGTTGATAAAATAGCAGAACAGGAAATCTTAAGAAAAGTTAAAAAACTCATACCTAAAAGAGCCAAAGTAGATGTTGAAGTAATATCTCCCGAAAGGGCGAACATTTACATTCCAGAAGAGTTCATTCCAAAAATCATTGGCAAAAGTGGTAAAAGGATTGCCGAAATCGAAGAAAATATTGGAATAAGTTTAGGAGTTGAAGTTATTGAATCCAAACCAATCAATAAAGCTCCATTCGAAGTGGACATTATCCATACCAAAAAACAATTAATTTTAGAACTTGGACGAGATAATGGAAGAAAAAATTTTGATATCCAAGTTAACGGAGAGTACCTATTAACTGCAACCACATCTAAAAAGGGAGAAATTAAAATTAAAAGAGGAATAGAATTGTCTGATTTCATCATCAATGCAATTGAAATGGGATTGGAAATTACAGCTATTCAAAAGGGATAA
- a CDS encoding sugar phosphate isomerase/epimerase translates to MKIGASTLAGIKYSLEDTLEFIENLGLDYAELVHQFPEETIDREVLESFNLKYTIHAPFMDVNIASLQNQSRLNSVRQIKDSIDLANRINAEAVVVHPGVTSYLPNKYFKNKVDSYAKESMVELGAYGEDLGILTTFENMPAFESMLFENVNELADFLESNDLYMTLDIGHAVHAGHSPDEMIFDSIKHIHIHDNFGDDDSHLALGEGSIDLNHIVSALEDKNYNGIYIIEVNDYDSIENSYEYMKENF, encoded by the coding sequence ATGAAAATCGGAGCGTCAACATTAGCAGGAATAAAATATAGTTTAGAAGATACTTTGGAATTTATCGAAAATCTAGGACTCGATTATGCTGAATTAGTTCATCAATTCCCAGAAGAAACAATAGATAGGGAAGTGCTTGAAAGTTTTAATCTTAAATATACAATTCATGCACCATTTATGGATGTTAATATTGCTAGCTTGCAAAATCAAAGTAGATTAAATTCGGTCAGACAAATCAAAGACTCTATAGATTTGGCAAATAGAATTAATGCAGAAGCGGTTGTTGTCCACCCTGGAGTTACATCATATTTACCAAATAAATACTTTAAAAATAAAGTGGACAGTTATGCTAAAGAGTCAATGGTTGAACTTGGAGCATATGGTGAGGATTTAGGAATTTTAACAACATTTGAGAACATGCCGGCATTTGAAAGTATGCTTTTTGAAAATGTTAATGAATTGGCCGATTTTCTTGAAAGCAATGACCTGTATATGACATTAGACATTGGTCATGCAGTCCATGCAGGACATTCCCCAGACGAGATGATTTTTGATTCGATTAAACACATACATATCCATGATAATTTTGGTGATGATGACTCTCACCTTGCATTAGGTGAAGGCTCAATTGATTTAAATCATATTGTCAGTGCATTGGAGGATAAAAATTATAATGGCATCTACATCATTGAAGTAAATGATTACGATTCCATTGAAAATAGTTATGAATATATGAAAGAGAACTTCTAG
- a CDS encoding Mur ligase family protein: MNKNKTFGIIGVCGANGNLIARILKQRGYDVIGTDLSFKKDCLFAKSLEGYDIEVFYGKAPESFFKKADVIIPPASLSKDSEIIKNCEKPILELTDVIEMIQPEKPVFGVTGTNGKTTSTSLLKKIAYDNGIKPCEHDLEGMQGNAEYIPILQSRLNGDVAIIEVGTFGVPGTVGRIVNNTQMSGGIITNITPDHLNDLGSFMDYANVKGEFIKELGIGKLIVNGQDPTIVGLLKKLDFKGEIITFGVDELPDSIGMKECVCGREIAVKEIISGCGYYFCQCGITTPQVDYIATNVDLTNRTFDLHTPTEKLTVKMGVDGLHNVYNLTGVIIAAHEFLNLPYDKILPSIAGFNGVSGRMEEVGKVKGKDIFVDYAHNPAGVETVLKEFKKLFGDFTTVITVSSESGYAGDLDIFNSVLKFSKFIVPASVASQKIALEKLKDNPKLNDRIFLNHVDEFEKTGTLGASKQEVKDGLRKALNLDCEMVIAIGEAATKFKSIVFEL, encoded by the coding sequence ATGAATAAAAATAAAACCTTCGGAATAATAGGTGTTTGCGGTGCAAACGGTAATCTGATTGCAAGAATCCTAAAACAAAGAGGATATGATGTTATAGGAACTGATTTATCATTCAAAAAGGATTGCCTGTTTGCAAAATCCCTGGAAGGTTATGATATTGAAGTCTTTTATGGTAAAGCTCCTGAATCATTTTTTAAAAAGGCAGATGTCATTATTCCTCCTGCAAGCTTATCAAAGGATTCTGAAATAATTAAAAATTGTGAAAAACCAATTTTGGAATTAACTGATGTCATTGAGATGATACAACCTGAAAAGCCAGTATTCGGAGTTACCGGAACTAATGGGAAAACAACCTCAACATCACTGCTTAAAAAAATTGCTTATGATAATGGGATAAAGCCATGTGAACATGATCTTGAAGGGATGCAGGGTAATGCAGAATATATCCCAATTCTACAGTCAAGATTAAATGGAGATGTGGCTATTATTGAAGTTGGAACATTTGGGGTTCCTGGAACTGTTGGAAGAATAGTTAATAATACTCAAATGTCTGGAGGCATTATTACAAACATTACTCCAGACCATTTAAATGACCTTGGAAGCTTCATGGATTATGCTAACGTTAAAGGGGAATTCATTAAGGAGCTTGGAATTGGCAAGTTAATTGTCAATGGTCAGGATCCAACCATTGTCGGCCTTTTGAAAAAACTTGATTTTAAAGGGGAGATTATAACCTTTGGAGTTGATGAACTTCCAGATTCAATTGGTATGAAGGAATGCGTTTGCGGACGGGAGATCGCTGTTAAGGAAATCATTTCCGGTTGTGGATATTACTTCTGTCAATGTGGCATAACAACTCCTCAGGTGGACTACATTGCGACCAATGTTGATTTAACTAACAGGACATTCGATTTGCATACTCCAACTGAAAAGTTAACAGTTAAAATGGGTGTTGACGGTCTTCATAATGTTTATAACTTAACTGGAGTCATAATTGCTGCCCATGAATTTTTAAATCTTCCATATGATAAAATATTACCGAGTATTGCTGGTTTCAATGGTGTAAGTGGAAGAATGGAAGAGGTCGGTAAAGTTAAAGGAAAAGATATTTTCGTTGACTATGCACATAATCCTGCAGGGGTAGAAACAGTTTTAAAAGAATTTAAAAAGTTATTCGGTGACTTTACCACTGTCATTACCGTATCTTCTGAGTCAGGTTATGCTGGAGATTTGGATATATTCAATAGTGTTTTAAAATTCTCAAAATTCATTGTTCCGGCTTCTGTAGCTTCACAAAAAATTGCGCTTGAAAAATTAAAGGATAATCCAAAATTAAATGACAGAATCTTTTTAAATCATGTTGATGAGTTTGAAAAAACAGGAACATTGGGAGCTTCCAAACAGGAGGTTAAGGATGGTTTAAGAAAAGCATTGAATTTGGATTGTGAAATGGTAATAGCTATTGGTGAGGCTGCCACCAAATTCAAATCTATTGTTTTTGAATTATGA